One window of the Mixophyes fleayi isolate aMixFle1 chromosome 6, aMixFle1.hap1, whole genome shotgun sequence genome contains the following:
- the LOC142159798 gene encoding uncharacterized protein LOC142159798, with protein sequence MEKWEYLEGHKGLYKDVMMENHWTLTSLGLPETTERSGGSHASNSPSNSMNHSIIINIQAAKYSSTGTQKMVNSLENVTENPTSCEGGNLNDIDTPTDRMQCTATCIKEELASCEGENLTDIDIYTSTDHNQCTSIHIKEESVSGDEGNLKDHIQYTSTNIKEESIVCEEGKLPDIYRPTDHVHYIYHIKEESVSCEGGTLTDVYTPMEQTQHTPAYIEEYGRNYLEQSGEKPFMCPECGLCFKYKLQLASHQKTHKGIKQYSCSECGKCCNSNADLIIHQRIHTGEKPYACSECGKGFVTNSKRNRHQRTHAREKPFSCSECMECFISSLELFKHQSLHAKEKTYCCCECGKCFIGISNLACHQIVHTGEKSYSCSQCSRCFSSKSELNKHQKIHTGEKPYSCAECGKCFRINSHLVTHRRLHTGKKFYSCTECGECFLSNSSLLRHQRIHTGEKPYSCSVCGKCFVSSSDRNRHQRSHTGVKPFSCAECEKCFNSNAELLIHERTHTGEKPYSCSECGKCFMTNSNLVTHQRTHTGEKPYSCAVCLKCFKSNSERIAHQRTHTNEKPYSCAECGKCFSSTSNLVKHQIIHTGHKPYSCSECGKCFSMSSKRNRHQRIHTGEKPYSCSECGKYFSSNSDLVTHQKIHTGNKPHACSECGRCFIFKSLLVKHQRIHTGEKPYCCSECGNGYRSKSDLVRHQRIHTGEKPYACSVCGKCFTTNSNFVKHCRIHTGEKPYSCPECGKCYAAKSDVKKHQKSHTKSKLFLNDGTTQLR encoded by the exons atggagaagtgggagtatttagaaggacacaagggtttgtacaaggacgtgatgatggagaatcactggaccctcacatcactgg GTTTACCTGAAACCACAGAGAGATCTGGAGGATCCCACGCCTCTAATTCTCCATCAAATTCTATGAATCACAGTATTATTATAAATATCCAAGCTGCAAAATATTCATCAACCGGTACACAAAAGATGGTCAACAGTCTGGAGAACGTTACTGAGAATCCAACTTCCTGTGAGGGAGGAAACCTTAACGACATTGACACTCCCACAGATCGTATGCAATGTACAGCTACATGTATTAAGGAGGAATTGGCCTCATGTGAGGGAGAAAACCTCACAGACATTGACATTTATACATCCACAGATCATAACCAATGTACATCTATTCATATTAAAGAGGAATCAGTCTCAGGTGATGAAGGAAACCTCAAAGatcatatacaatatacatctactaatattaaggaggaatcaatCGTATGTGAGGAAGGAAAACTCCCAGATATTTATAGACCCACAGATCATGTacattatatttatcatattAAAGAGGAATCTGTCTCATGTGAGGGAGGAACTCTCACTGATGTTTATACACCCATGGAACAGACACAACATACCCCTGCTTATATAGAGGAGTATGGCAGAAATTATTTGGAACAGTCAGGAGAAAAACCGTTCATGTGTCCAGAATGTGGACtgtgttttaaatataaattgcagCTAGCTAGCCATCAGAAGACTCACAAAGGAATTAAACAAtattcttgttctgaatgtgggaaatgttgtaACAGTAATGCAGATCTCattatacatcagagaattcacacgggTGAGAAACCATATGCCTGCTCCGAGTGTGGGAAAGGTTTTGTCACTAACTCAAAACGtaatagacatcagagaactcatgcCAGAGAGAAACCATTTTCTTGTTCTGAGTGTATGGAATGTTTTATAAGTAGCTTAGAACTATTTAAACATCAGAGTCTTCACGCTAAAGAAAAAACATATTGTTGCTGTGAATGTGGCAAATGTTTTATCGGTATCTCGAATCTGGCTTGTCATCAGAtagttcacacaggagagaaatcaTATTCCTGCTCACAGTGTAGTAGGTGTTTTAGTAGTAAATCAGAACTGaataaacatcagaaaattcacactggagagaaaccatattcttgtgctgaatgtgggaaatgttttagaattAACTCGCATCTTGTTACACATCGGAGGCTTCACACAGGGAAGAAATTTTATTCTTGCACTGAATGTGGGGAATGTTTCCTCAGTAACTCAAGCCttcttagacatcagagaatCCACACTGGAGAGaagccatattcttgctctgtTTGTGGGAAATGCTTTGTTAGTAGCTCAGACCGTAATAGACATCAAAGAAGTCACACAGGTGTGAAGCCATTTTCTTGTGCTGAATGTGAGAAATGTTTCAATAGTAACGCAGAACTTCTTATACatgagagaactcacacaggagagaagccatattcttgctctgaatgtgggaaatgttttatgacCAACTCAAATCTTGTTACACATCAAAGAACTCACACTGGAGAGAAGCCATATTCTTGCGCTGTTTGTTTGAAATGTTTTAAAAGCAACTCAGAACGTATTGCACATCAGCGGACCCATACAAACGAGAAACCATATTCCTGTGCTGAATGCGGGAAATGTTTTTCCAGTACCTCAAATCTTGTCAAACATCAGATAATTCACACAGGACATAAACcgtattcttgctctgaatgtggaaaatgttttagcaTGAGCTCAAAACGTAatagacatcagagaattcacactggtGAAAAACCATATTCCTGCTCTGAGTGCGGAAAATATTTTAGCAGTAACTCTGATCTtgtcacacatcaaaagattcaCACAGGAAATAAACCACATGCTTGTTCTGAATGCGGCAGATGCTTTATATTCAAGTCACTTCTAGTTAAacaccagagaattcacacaggagaaaaaccctattgttgctctgaatgtgggaacgGCTATAGAAGTAAATCtgatcttgttagacatcagagaattcacacaggagaaaagccATACGCTTGTTCTGTATGTGGCAAATGTTTTACCACTAACTCAAATTTCGTTAAACACTGtcgaattcacacaggagagaaaccatattcatgccctgagtgtgggaaatgttatgCCGCTAAATCAGATGTTAAAAAGCATCAGAAAAGTCACACAAAATCAAAACTTTTCTTGAATGACGGAACTACACAATTAAGGTGA